The Candidatus Limnocylindrales bacterium genome segment GATCGCGGTGATGTCGCGCGTCAGCGGTTTTGCCGAGGAGGTGCGCGCGCACAGCCTGCTGTACGTGCGTTACTGGCAGGGCATCGCTTACCCGAGCGTCATCGCTTTCCTGTACTGGTACCTGCGGCCCGTCCTGTCGTGGTTCGAAGCGGGCGCCGTGCAGCCGGCTCCGGCGCTCGTCCAGCGCCGCGTGATCAGCGCGCCGCTGATGTATGCGCTGTCGGGTTTTCTCGCTTGGTTCGCCGGGATCCCCTTGTTCATCGGAATCACGCTCGGAAGGTTCCACCGGTGGGCGCCGGAGCTCGCGTCGCAGCACATCCTGACGCCGCTCATCAACGGTTACCTCGCCGCGACGATCTCGTACTTTCTCGTCGATCGCGTCTACCGTGCGATGGTCTATCCGAAGGTCTTTCCGGAGGGCGGCCTCGCCGGTGTCCGCGGCGCAGTCGCGCTCGGCGTACGCGGCCGCTTCTTCCAGCTGCTGCTCGCGCTGTCGTTCATCCCGATGTTCGTGATGCTCGGCCTTACGCGGGCTGCTCAGGCCCGTCTGGACCTCGGCCTGCATCAGACCGCCCAATACCGTATCGAGCACGGCCTGGAGGCCGTTACGCTGCTGCGCGAGCTCGCCACGGCAAGCGAAGCGACGTTCGTCGTCTACGTGCTGGTCGGCGGCGTGCTCGCGATCCTCGTCACGCGCACCGTGACGCAGTCGATCGAGGAAGCGGCGGCGGCCCTCAAGCGCGTGCAGCGCGGCGATCTCGAGGTTCGCGTCCGCGTGGACTCGGCCGACGAGATCGGCGTGCTCGAAGACGGCGTCAACCAGATGGTCGCGGCGCTGCGCGACCGCGAGCGCATTCTCCAGTCGTTCGGCCGCGTCGTGGAGCCCAGCGTGCGCGACCGCCTGCTGAGCAGCAACGTCGGGCAGGGCGGCGAGCTTCGCGAGGCGACCGTGCTGTTCTGCGACCTGCGCGGCTTTACCGCGTTCACCGAATCGCACGGCGCCGAGGAAGCGGTCGCGACGCTCAACGAATTCTTCACGGTGACGACCGCGTGGGTGCGCGAATGCGGAGGCCTCGTCGACAAATTCATCGGCGACGCCGCGCTCGTCGTGTTCGGGCTGCTCGACGAAGACCGCAGCGTCGAGAACGTGCGGCGAGCGGCGGTGGCGGGCCTTCGCTGCGCGCTCGGGCTCGAGGAGAAACTGAAGGACGTCAACGCGCGCCGGCGCGCGGAAGGCAACGAGGAGCTTGCCGTGACGATCGCCGTGCACAGCGGCGAAGTCGTTGCCGGCGTGATCGGATCGTTCGACCGGCACGAGTACACGGTGGTCGGCGACACCGTCAACGTCGCGGCGCGGCTGCAGCAGGCCGCCAAGGATTACGGCGGCGTGGTCGCATCGGCCGAGACGTTCCTGCTCGCGAGGCAGGGAGGGCTCGAGGCTCCGGTGCGGCGCACCGAATCCATCGCGCTGCGCGGCCGCCGCGAGCCGGTCACGCTTTACGCGATCGGCCCGGGCGAAGCCTCGCTGGCATCCGCGTAGATCAGCCGCCGATGAAAAGCGCGATAAAAACGTTGTCGGTCTGATTGTTCAGAGTGTCCGACGACCATTCGTAGATCGTCACGTCGATCTCGGTCGGCGATGCCGACGAGACGAATCCGTTCGTCACGCTGTAATTCGCGCTCTGCGCCGTGCTCTGGAGAATGACGTTGCCCGGCGTGATGTCGTCGGGATACTTTCCGGTGAACTTCAGATCTACGAAACCCGGGCTGAAGCTGGTAATGGTGACATCGGTCGTCCCCTTACCGCCTTTCGAAGCGATTGTTCCTGCAAACAGGCTGACGTTCGCGAGGCCGACCGCGGCTCCTTTTTTTGCCGCGCTCGCGACCGAGCCTGCGTGAACCGTGGCGGACGGGATGAAAAGAAGAGCGGCACCGAGCACCGCAATCGAGATTTTTCGCATGTGGAATTCTCCCTGGAGTTTCCGGACGCACTCAGGGAGCCCGGTTCAAGGGAAGTAGTCGCCTGCCAGAGCTGAAGCAAGCCGACATGCGTTTGTGAGCCTGGTCGCGGCGACCCGCGCCGCGGGCTCTCAGGGAAGTCCGTCGACGCTCGCCCGGAAAGCAGTCGCGCCATTGGCCGGCGTACGGTCCGGAAAGAATTCACTCTGCCAGCACATCCCGTCGTCGGTCACGAGCTGCACGAGGACGCTCGGTTGCTCGGCGAAGTAGCTGTCCGCGTCGATGGGGCCCGGCAGTGGAAGCGAGACCCCGGCAGCGGTCATCGAGATCTTGGCTTTTCCGGCGATGCCGGCGTGGATGCCGAGCTTGCGGACACCGGACGAGATGCCGTCCGGCTCGCTGTAGCTCCAGCCTCTCGGATCGCCGCTCTTCCAGAAATCGGCGGAAGGCTCGACGATCACCGAGGAAACCAGCACCGGGCTCGAAGCTTCGTTGTCGTAGATGCAAAGCGCGTAGGTGGTCGTCTCGTCCGGTTGGCCGAGATCGGCGTGGCCGATTGCGGCGCCGTGACTCCACTTCCACTTGAGCTTGTCCGAATCGTCGCTCGCGCTGTCGGAGAGGATCATCTTGGAGCGCGTCGCAAGGCCGCAGCCGGACGGCGGAACGGGAATGCCTTCGTTCGAGCATCCGTTCGACGAATCGCATGCGTCGGTCGTGCATGGATTGAAGTCGTCGCAGACGCTGCCGTCGGCGACATGCTCGCAGACCCCGGCGCCGTCGCAGCGATCTGCGGTGCACGCGGCTGCGTCGGCTGTGCACGAGGTTCCAAATGCTGCGGCGACATCGGTCGGGCACTGGTTCGTGACGCCGTCGCAGCTCTCGACGAGGTCGCACTCTCCGGTTGCTGCGCGGCATGGCGTCGTCCGCCTGGCGTCGGCAGGGCATGCATCGGCGGCGCCGCTGCAGACCTCGGCGAGATCGCAGACACCGGCGGAAGCGCGGCAGATCGAGGTCGACTTCGCGTCGGGCGGACAGGTGTTGCTTGCGCCGCTGCAGACCTCCGCCAGATCGCACACGCCGGCGGAACCGCGGCACGTCGACGTCGACTTTGCGTCGGGCGGACACGTGTTGGCCGCGCCGTCGCAGGTCTCGGAGATGTCGCAGACGCCGGCCGATGCGCGGCAGGTCGCTGTGCTCTTTGCATCGGCCGGGCAGGTGTTGGCGGCGCCGCCGCAGGCTTCGGCCAGATCGCAGACGCCGGACGAAGCGCGGCAGATCGCCGTCGATTTCGCATCGGCCGGGCACGAGCTCGCGACGCCGTCGCAGGACTCCGGCAGATCACAGACACCGGCGGATGCGCGGCACGTGGTAGCAAGCTTCGCGTCCGAAGGGCACGCGAGACCGGTTCCGTCGCATGCTTCCGCGGCGTCGCAGACGCCGGCGGAAGGGCGGCACGTTGCCGTGCTTTTCGCGTCGGCGGGACATGTGTCGCCTGTCCCGTTGCAGACTTCGGCCAGGTCGCAGACGCCGCCCGATGCACGGCATGTCGCTGTGCTCTTTGCATCGGCGGGGCAGGTATTGCCGGCGCCGCTGCAGGCTTCGGCCAGATCGCAGACGCCGGACGAAGCGCGGCAGATCGCCGTCGATTTCGCATCGGCCGGACACGAGATCGCGACGCCGTCGCAGGACTCCGGCAGATCACAGGCACCGGTGGATGCGCGGCAGATCGAGGTCGACTTCGCGTCGGGCGGACACGAGTTGCTTGCGCCGCTGCAGACCTCGGCGAGATCGCAGACGCCGGCGGAACCGCGGCACGTCGACGTCGACTTTGCGTCTGTCGGACACGTGTTGGCCGCGCCGTCACAGGTTTCGGCGACGTCGCAGACTCCGGCCGACGCACGGCAGGTTCCCGTGCTCTTCGCGTCGATCGGGCACGCGTCGCCGGCGCCGCTGCAGACTTCGGCCAGGTCGCACACGCCCGCGGAAGCGCGGCAGACGGCCGTCGATTTCGTGTCTGCCGGACAGACGTTCGCGACGCCGTCGCAGGACTCCGGCAGATCGCAGACACCGGCCGATGCGCGGCAGACGCTTGCGAGCTTTGCATCGGACGGGCACGCGAGGCTGGTGCCGTCGCAGGACTCGGCCGTATCGCAGACTCCGGCTGCCGGCCGGCACACGAACG includes the following:
- a CDS encoding adenylate/guanylate cyclase domain-containing protein gives rise to the protein MSLRRFPNPPLWFWLSFAIAMIANRVAGLAAEESIAVMSRVSGFAEEVRAHSLLYVRYWQGIAYPSVIAFLYWYLRPVLSWFEAGAVQPAPALVQRRVISAPLMYALSGFLAWFAGIPLFIGITLGRFHRWAPELASQHILTPLINGYLAATISYFLVDRVYRAMVYPKVFPEGGLAGVRGAVALGVRGRFFQLLLALSFIPMFVMLGLTRAAQARLDLGLHQTAQYRIEHGLEAVTLLRELATASEATFVVYVLVGGVLAILVTRTVTQSIEEAAAALKRVQRGDLEVRVRVDSADEIGVLEDGVNQMVAALRDRERILQSFGRVVEPSVRDRLLSSNVGQGGELREATVLFCDLRGFTAFTESHGAEEAVATLNEFFTVTTAWVRECGGLVDKFIGDAALVVFGLLDEDRSVENVRRAAVAGLRCALGLEEKLKDVNARRRAEGNEELAVTIAVHSGEVVAGVIGSFDRHEYTVVGDTVNVAARLQQAAKDYGGVVASAETFLLARQGGLEAPVRRTESIALRGRREPVTLYAIGPGEASLASA